In one window of Candidatus Lernaella stagnicola DNA:
- a CDS encoding thioredoxin domain-containing protein, protein MNRKKIVSGLLGVFVIVAILGGLLIAKKASEAAETDTEMDEKKLQRKVKNRLADEKSPYLQQHAENPVDWYPWGEEAFARARAEDKPVFLSIGYSTCHWCHVMAHESFEDEQVAALMNEAFINIKVDREERPDIDDLYMTACQMMTGSGGWPLTIIMTPDKKPFFAATYIPKANRYGRLGMIELIPRIVDLWRNEREKADEAAEKIVVHLQSATAVGQSDGTEILDRRHFEASARVLWERFDTLHGGFGDRPKFPTPHKYTFLLRHWRRTGNAQSLEIVDKTLSAMRAGGLFDQVGFGFHRYSTDRQWLVPHFEKMLYDQALLAPTYLEAYQATGRADFAQTAREIFAYVRRDLSSPDGGFYSAEDADSEGEEGKFYVFTHSELQEILGEEDATFAAEVFGARPGGNFVDEAAGGPTGTNILHQPFHREEIEKRTGLDHAELEARMERIRKRLFAARAKRVRPHLDDKVLTDWNGLMIAAFARGGQVLDEPELTDTARRAAAFIEAKLSEPDGRLRHRYRDGEADIPGFLDDYAFYAWGLLELYEATFNTAYLQRALELTGHIMAHFHDAENGGFFFSADDAESLLVRRKDLNDGALPAGNSVALFVLVKLARLTGDAKLEAVAAETIDAFASSVKRTPGEFTHFLSAVDFAYGPSFEVVIAGREGAADTKALLQAARKVYQPAMVVVFRPTDDEAPAIADLAPYVRDYGLVNGSAAAYVCEKYVCKKPTTDPERLAALLVPGDD, encoded by the coding sequence ATGAACAGAAAAAAAATCGTGAGCGGTCTTCTCGGGGTATTTGTCATTGTGGCGATCCTTGGCGGGCTGTTAATCGCGAAAAAAGCTTCCGAAGCTGCGGAAACGGATACCGAAATGGACGAAAAAAAGCTCCAACGAAAAGTAAAAAACCGCCTGGCGGATGAAAAAAGCCCCTATTTGCAGCAACATGCGGAGAATCCGGTGGATTGGTACCCCTGGGGCGAGGAGGCGTTCGCCCGCGCTCGTGCCGAGGACAAGCCGGTCTTTCTTTCCATCGGCTATTCGACCTGCCACTGGTGTCACGTGATGGCGCACGAGTCATTTGAAGACGAGCAGGTCGCGGCGCTGATGAACGAGGCTTTCATCAATATCAAGGTTGACCGCGAGGAGCGGCCGGATATCGACGACCTCTATATGACCGCCTGCCAAATGATGACCGGCTCCGGCGGTTGGCCGTTGACGATCATCATGACGCCGGATAAAAAGCCTTTTTTTGCAGCCACTTACATACCCAAGGCAAACCGTTACGGGCGCTTGGGGATGATCGAGTTGATCCCACGTATCGTCGACCTGTGGCGTAACGAGCGGGAGAAGGCCGACGAGGCTGCGGAGAAAATCGTCGTTCATCTGCAAAGCGCGACGGCGGTTGGGCAATCTGACGGCACGGAGATACTCGATCGGCGGCATTTCGAAGCGAGCGCGCGGGTGCTGTGGGAACGTTTCGACACCCTCCACGGAGGATTCGGTGATCGGCCGAAGTTCCCCACACCCCACAAATACACGTTTTTGCTGCGCCATTGGCGGCGCACTGGAAATGCTCAATCGCTTGAAATCGTAGATAAAACGCTGTCAGCAATGCGCGCCGGCGGCTTGTTCGATCAAGTGGGTTTCGGCTTTCATCGTTATTCGACCGACCGCCAGTGGTTGGTGCCGCATTTTGAGAAAATGCTCTACGACCAGGCCTTGTTGGCCCCGACCTATCTTGAGGCGTATCAGGCGACCGGCCGCGCGGATTTCGCGCAAACGGCGCGGGAAATTTTCGCGTACGTGCGGCGTGACCTCAGCTCGCCCGACGGCGGTTTCTATAGCGCCGAGGACGCCGACAGCGAGGGGGAAGAGGGCAAGTTCTACGTGTTTACCCACTCGGAATTGCAGGAGATTTTAGGCGAGGAAGACGCCACGTTCGCCGCCGAAGTATTCGGCGCGCGGCCCGGCGGGAATTTTGTGGACGAGGCCGCCGGCGGTCCCACGGGCACGAACATTCTGCACCAGCCCTTCCACCGGGAGGAAATTGAGAAGCGCACCGGGCTCGATCACGCGGAGTTGGAAGCCCGCATGGAACGCATTCGTAAGCGGCTGTTTGCGGCGCGGGCCAAGCGCGTGCGGCCCCATTTGGACGACAAGGTGCTCACCGATTGGAACGGGCTGATGATCGCCGCCTTCGCGCGCGGCGGTCAGGTTTTGGATGAGCCGGAACTGACCGACACCGCCCGGCGGGCCGCGGCGTTTATCGAGGCGAAGCTTAGCGAACCGGACGGCCGCCTGCGGCACCGTTATCGGGACGGCGAAGCCGACATCCCCGGCTTTCTGGACGACTACGCGTTTTATGCCTGGGGGCTGCTCGAATTGTATGAAGCCACGTTCAATACGGCGTACTTGCAACGCGCCTTGGAATTGACCGGCCACATCATGGCGCATTTCCACGACGCCGAAAACGGCGGGTTCTTTTTTAGCGCCGATGATGCCGAGTCGCTGCTCGTGCGTCGCAAGGATCTCAACGACGGCGCGCTACCGGCCGGTAATTCCGTGGCACTGTTCGTGCTCGTGAAGCTGGCCCGCTTGACCGGCGACGCCAAGCTCGAAGCGGTTGCGGCCGAGACCATCGACGCCTTCGCATCTTCGGTGAAGCGCACACCGGGGGAGTTCACGCACTTTCTCAGCGCCGTTGATTTCGCCTACGGGCCCTCGTTTGAAGTTGTGATTGCGGGCCGCGAAGGAGCGGCGGACACCAAGGCGTTGTTGCAGGCCGCGCGGAAGGTGTATCAACCGGCGATGGTCGTGGTGTTTCGCCCGACTGACGACGAGGCGCCGGCGATTGCCGACCTCGCCCCGTACGTTCGAGACTACGGTTTGGTAAACGGCAGCGCGGCGGCGTACGTCTGTGAGAAGTACGTGTGCAAGAAACCCACGACCGACCCGGAGCGCTTGGCGGCGTTACTTGTTCCCGGCGACGACTGA
- a CDS encoding sigma-70 family RNA polymerase sigma factor, whose protein sequence is MTESPVPMTDPSGWLDQYGNYLYRYAMYRLGNPDTAEELVQETFIAALKSRENFSGKSSERTWLVGILKHKIIDHLRKIYRERALVEELGTDVTLEGEFRSDGHWADGPQKWDTDPMEVINQKQFWETLQSCLEGLPKETAQAYVLREVDGLSSEEICKVMNITPNNLWVRLHRARMGLRRCLEKNWFGRDNV, encoded by the coding sequence GTGACCGAGAGTCCTGTGCCGATGACCGATCCTTCTGGATGGTTGGATCAATACGGCAACTACCTGTACCGGTACGCCATGTATCGACTGGGCAACCCGGACACCGCCGAAGAACTCGTGCAGGAAACCTTCATCGCAGCGCTTAAAAGTCGTGAAAATTTCTCGGGAAAATCCTCCGAACGCACCTGGCTGGTCGGGATTTTGAAGCACAAGATCATCGATCACCTGCGCAAAATCTACCGCGAGCGCGCCCTCGTGGAGGAGTTGGGTACCGACGTGACGCTCGAGGGCGAGTTCCGCTCCGACGGCCATTGGGCGGACGGGCCGCAAAAATGGGACACCGATCCCATGGAAGTGATCAACCAAAAGCAGTTCTGGGAAACGCTTCAGAGCTGCCTGGAAGGTCTGCCGAAAGAAACGGCCCAAGCTTACGTTTTGCGGGAAGTGGACGGGTTATCCAGTGAAGAAATCTGTAAGGTAATGAATATTACGCCGAATAACCTATGGGTTCGGTTGCACCGCGCGCGAATGGGCTTGCGCCGGTGTCTAGAGAAAAACTGGTTCGGTAGGGACAATGTATGA
- a CDS encoding DRTGG domain-containing protein, which produces MKKLVVASTGKSAGKTSLIVGLAQVMGGSSGYVKPIGDRLLYRKKRLWDHDAALFAQMWKMEAKPEDITIGFEHGKLRYMYDRSATEAKVQEMIQAVGGDRDTAFVEAGVNLAFGSSVHLDAISLAKFADAPLVLVLGGGEASVLDEIHFYKNYINDEGARLAGFVINRVADLEDFEATYREELDQTGLPILGIIPRSEELETLPVRFLVERLFARVVAGEDGINNVVKHIFLGAMSVSSAVGHPSFEKSNKLIITSGDRSDMILAAIASGTSCIVLTNNLLPPGNILAKASEAKVPVLLVPWDTFTTVQKIEQVEALLTIEDKPKMDIVCELVKKHVNIEAIFG; this is translated from the coding sequence ATGAAAAAGCTCGTCGTTGCTTCAACTGGAAAAAGCGCCGGCAAGACCAGCCTGATCGTCGGCTTGGCCCAAGTGATGGGCGGCTCGAGCGGCTACGTCAAACCCATCGGCGATAGATTGCTGTATCGCAAGAAGCGGTTGTGGGACCATGACGCCGCGCTCTTTGCACAGATGTGGAAGATGGAAGCCAAGCCCGAGGATATCACCATCGGCTTCGAGCACGGCAAGCTGCGTTATATGTACGACCGCTCCGCCACCGAAGCCAAGGTGCAGGAAATGATTCAGGCCGTCGGCGGCGACCGCGACACGGCGTTCGTCGAAGCGGGGGTCAACCTGGCGTTCGGCTCGTCGGTTCACTTGGACGCCATCAGCCTGGCCAAATTCGCCGACGCCCCGCTGGTGTTGGTGCTCGGCGGCGGGGAAGCGTCGGTGCTGGACGAAATCCATTTCTACAAGAATTACATTAACGACGAAGGCGCTCGGTTGGCCGGTTTCGTGATCAACCGCGTTGCCGACCTCGAGGATTTCGAAGCGACCTACCGAGAGGAACTGGATCAAACGGGTCTGCCGATCCTGGGCATCATCCCCCGCAGTGAGGAACTGGAAACCCTGCCGGTGCGTTTTTTGGTCGAGCGTCTTTTCGCCCGCGTGGTGGCCGGTGAAGACGGCATCAACAATGTCGTCAAGCATATTTTCCTGGGCGCGATGAGCGTATCCTCGGCGGTGGGGCATCCGTCGTTTGAGAAGAGCAACAAGCTGATCATCACCAGTGGCGACCGCAGCGATATGATTCTGGCAGCGATCGCGTCGGGCACTTCGTGCATCGTGTTGACCAACAACCTGCTGCCGCCGGGCAACATCCTGGCCAAGGCGTCCGAAGCCAAGGTGCCGGTGTTGCTGGTACCGTGGGACACCTTCACGACCGTGCAAAAGATCGAGCAGGTCGAAGCCTTGCTGACGATCGAAGACAAGCCGAAAATGGACATCGTCTGCGAACTGGTGAAGAAACACGTCAACATCGAGGCGATATTCGGTTAG
- a CDS encoding acetate--CoA ligase family protein, with protein MDSDSSSMKYLFEPRGVAVVGASTNPDKIGSKVVANILASGYKGGFYPINPRPGECCGVPMIPSLAAADGPIDLACICIPAKYVIASVKECAAVGVKHVAIITSGFSEVGNLEDEQRIVEIAREAGMRVLGPNIFGVYSRSVDLNASFGPREVQPGGVAIVTQSGALGIAMMGRTKSENIGLSAVVSVGNKCDLDEADLLEHLVEDPNTKAILLYIEGVKQGDKFVRVLSEATRKKPIVVLKSGRSKRGAAAAASHTGSLAGADEVFSAIMRQCGALRAENIQDALNWCKFMATSAPPPGDATVIITNGGGMGVLATDACEKYGVDLYDDVSEMEKIFRDATPDFGSMKNPIDITGGAFLEDYDKAIAAAIDHEKIDSIIVLGCQTAVLDGKNLTRTIDKALDYNDGRKPMVFSFLGGKDIETATDQMRRQAKPVFDEVYEAVSCLGAAYGVRRNRQIEPGDPGVIAELAAGFDQQEIRRILAEVRADDRRFLLAHESSALMAAAGISMPQSLLARNIHQAVIAAEKIGYPVVMKIVSKDVIHKSDAGGIALDLENKAEVLDAFEAIMHNVREHNPDAAIEGVEVVEQVREGVETIIGARRDPSFGPIVMFGLGGIYVEVMKDVTFRALPVSLEEARRMVQEIRAFPLLMGVRGEKQKDVNALLDTILRVGAVLQTFDDIGDIEINPLVVYDQSLGAKTVDARILLRQ; from the coding sequence ATGGACAGCGACAGCAGTTCGATGAAGTATTTGTTTGAACCGCGCGGCGTCGCGGTAGTCGGCGCCTCGACCAACCCCGACAAGATCGGCAGCAAGGTCGTGGCGAACATCTTGGCCAGCGGGTACAAGGGGGGCTTCTACCCCATCAATCCCAGGCCCGGCGAGTGCTGCGGCGTACCCATGATTCCCTCTTTGGCCGCCGCCGACGGCCCGATCGACCTGGCGTGCATTTGCATTCCGGCGAAGTACGTAATCGCGTCGGTGAAAGAATGCGCGGCGGTCGGGGTCAAGCACGTGGCGATCATCACCTCCGGTTTCTCGGAAGTGGGCAACCTGGAGGACGAGCAGCGCATCGTCGAAATCGCCCGCGAGGCCGGCATGCGGGTGCTGGGGCCCAACATCTTCGGCGTGTACAGCCGGTCGGTGGACCTCAACGCGTCTTTCGGCCCGCGCGAAGTGCAGCCCGGCGGCGTGGCGATCGTCACCCAAAGCGGCGCGCTGGGCATCGCCATGATGGGGCGCACGAAGTCGGAGAACATCGGCCTGTCCGCGGTGGTCTCGGTGGGCAACAAGTGTGACTTGGACGAGGCCGACCTGCTTGAGCATCTGGTGGAGGATCCGAATACCAAGGCGATCCTGTTGTACATCGAGGGCGTCAAGCAGGGCGACAAGTTCGTGCGCGTTCTGTCGGAAGCCACGCGAAAAAAGCCGATCGTCGTACTCAAAAGCGGTCGTTCCAAGCGCGGCGCCGCGGCTGCCGCGTCGCACACCGGTTCGCTCGCGGGCGCCGACGAAGTCTTTTCGGCCATCATGCGGCAATGCGGCGCGTTGCGGGCCGAGAACATTCAAGACGCGCTCAACTGGTGCAAATTCATGGCCACATCCGCACCGCCGCCCGGTGACGCCACGGTGATTATCACCAACGGCGGCGGCATGGGCGTACTGGCCACCGACGCGTGCGAAAAATACGGCGTGGATCTTTATGACGACGTATCGGAAATGGAAAAAATCTTTCGCGACGCGACGCCGGATTTCGGGTCGATGAAAAACCCGATCGACATTACCGGCGGCGCCTTCCTGGAGGATTACGACAAAGCCATCGCCGCGGCAATCGATCATGAGAAGATCGATTCGATCATCGTGCTGGGCTGCCAGACCGCCGTGTTGGACGGCAAAAACTTGACCCGCACGATCGATAAAGCCCTGGACTACAACGACGGCCGCAAACCGATGGTTTTCTCGTTTCTCGGCGGCAAAGACATCGAAACGGCCACCGATCAAATGCGCCGGCAAGCTAAGCCGGTGTTCGACGAGGTGTACGAGGCGGTGTCCTGTTTGGGCGCGGCCTACGGCGTTCGGCGCAACCGCCAGATCGAACCGGGCGACCCGGGCGTCATTGCCGAGTTGGCCGCCGGTTTCGACCAGCAAGAGATCAGGCGCATTCTCGCCGAGGTGCGGGCGGACGATCGTCGCTTCCTGCTGGCCCATGAATCCAGCGCGCTGATGGCCGCGGCCGGGATTTCCATGCCGCAGAGCCTCTTGGCGCGCAACATTCACCAGGCGGTGATCGCGGCGGAGAAGATCGGGTATCCGGTGGTGATGAAGATCGTCTCCAAAGACGTCATCCACAAATCCGACGCCGGCGGTATCGCCCTGGATTTGGAAAACAAGGCCGAAGTTCTCGACGCCTTCGAGGCGATCATGCACAATGTCCGCGAGCACAATCCGGATGCGGCCATTGAGGGCGTCGAGGTCGTGGAACAAGTCAGAGAGGGTGTCGAGACGATTATCGGCGCGCGCCGCGATCCGTCCTTCGGGCCGATTGTCATGTTCGGCCTGGGCGGCATTTACGTGGAGGTGATGAAAGATGTTACCTTCCGCGCGCTGCCGGTTTCGCTGGAAGAGGCCAGGCGCATGGTGCAGGAAATCCGCGCCTTCCCGTTGCTGATGGGCGTGCGCGGCGAAAAGCAGAAAGACGTTAACGCGCTGCTGGACACGATCTTGCGTGTCGGCGCCGTTTTACAGACCTTCGACGATATCGGTGACATCGAAATCAACCCCCTGGTCGTGTACGATCAGAGTTTGGGCGCGAAGACCGTGGATGCCCGCATCCTGTTGCGCCAGTGA
- a CDS encoding GNAT family N-acetyltransferase: MGVETRQPERLDAMRQKYPDKFVSEARIFSKIHRGAKIFVGTACGEPQYLIRALTEWVKDNPKAVFDAEVFQVWTMGVAPYTAPVFKANFRHNSFFIGSPSRGAVNEGLADYTPVFLSEVPRLFKRGLVEVNVALIQVSPPDAQGYMSLGISLDIVKAAARAADIVIAQINRYMPRVHGSGFIHISDIDYGVPYDEALLTYTPAGDTETMHEIGHYVARLINDGDTIQVGYGATPNAILEALRDRKHLGVHTELISDGLVKLMKAGVIDNSQKTLNPGKTVASFAMGSPITYDYMHDHPMVMFRGIDYTNNPSIIAQHNNMVAINAALSIDLTGQATAESIGSSFYSGIGGQADFMRGAVLARNGRSILTIPATAKNGEISRIVPQLPEGAGVTLNRGDVHYVVTEFGIAYLHGKNVRDRAMALIAIAHPKFRPWLIREAKANHIIYKDQAFLSGKRGEYPEDLESFRMTRKGHEYFFRPVKISDETLLKDFFYDLSDNSLYRRFISVRKDMPHERLQEFVIIDYTRELVILALDPDKDYDLVAGVGQYCIEELSHTAEVSFVVRDDYHNKGIGTELLSYLTYLAKKQGLLGFTAEVLVENKPMMHLFEKAGFDLSKHMIEGVYELKMMFKDQ; encoded by the coding sequence ATGGGTGTTGAGACAAGACAGCCCGAGCGTCTGGACGCTATGCGGCAGAAATATCCCGACAAATTCGTTTCCGAAGCTCGAATATTCTCTAAAATCCATCGTGGCGCGAAAATCTTCGTCGGCACTGCCTGCGGCGAACCGCAGTATTTGATCCGGGCTCTGACCGAATGGGTGAAAGACAATCCCAAGGCCGTGTTCGACGCCGAAGTGTTTCAGGTGTGGACGATGGGCGTGGCTCCCTACACCGCGCCGGTGTTCAAGGCCAATTTCCGCCACAACAGTTTCTTTATCGGCTCGCCGTCACGCGGCGCGGTCAACGAAGGCCTGGCCGATTACACGCCGGTGTTTTTGTCGGAAGTGCCCCGTCTGTTCAAGCGCGGCCTGGTGGAGGTGAACGTTGCGCTGATTCAGGTGTCGCCTCCCGACGCCCAGGGTTACATGAGTTTGGGCATCAGCCTGGATATCGTCAAAGCCGCCGCGCGCGCGGCGGACATCGTCATTGCGCAGATTAACCGCTATATGCCGCGGGTTCACGGCTCGGGTTTCATTCACATCAGCGACATCGATTACGGCGTCCCGTACGACGAGGCGCTCCTGACCTATACCCCGGCGGGCGATACTGAAACGATGCACGAGATCGGGCATTACGTGGCGCGGCTGATCAATGACGGGGACACGATCCAGGTGGGTTACGGCGCGACGCCCAACGCCATCCTGGAAGCCCTGCGCGATCGCAAGCACCTGGGCGTTCACACCGAGTTGATCTCCGACGGCTTGGTCAAGCTGATGAAGGCCGGGGTCATCGACAACTCGCAGAAGACCCTGAATCCCGGCAAAACCGTCGCCAGTTTCGCCATGGGCAGCCCCATCACGTACGACTACATGCACGACCACCCGATGGTCATGTTCCGCGGTATCGACTACACCAACAATCCGTCGATCATCGCCCAGCACAACAACATGGTGGCGATCAACGCCGCGTTGTCGATCGACTTGACCGGGCAAGCTACGGCGGAGTCCATCGGTTCTTCGTTCTACAGCGGTATCGGCGGCCAAGCCGATTTCATGCGCGGCGCAGTGTTGGCGCGCAACGGGCGGTCGATTCTGACCATTCCCGCCACGGCCAAGAACGGCGAGATTTCGCGGATCGTGCCTCAGTTGCCCGAAGGCGCGGGCGTTACGCTCAATCGCGGCGACGTGCATTACGTCGTGACCGAGTTCGGCATTGCCTATCTGCACGGCAAAAACGTGCGCGACCGCGCTATGGCGTTGATTGCCATCGCCCATCCGAAGTTTCGACCGTGGCTGATTCGGGAAGCCAAGGCGAACCACATCATCTACAAGGACCAGGCGTTTCTATCGGGCAAGCGCGGTGAATATCCGGAGGATCTCGAATCGTTCCGCATGACGCGCAAGGGGCACGAGTATTTCTTCCGGCCGGTGAAAATCAGCGACGAAACGCTGCTCAAGGATTTCTTCTACGATCTATCGGACAACAGCCTGTACCGGCGCTTCATATCCGTCCGCAAAGACATGCCGCACGAGCGGTTGCAGGAATTCGTGATCATCGATTACACGAGGGAGTTGGTGATTCTCGCCCTTGACCCGGACAAGGATTACGATCTGGTCGCGGGAGTGGGACAATATTGCATCGAAGAGTTGAGCCACACGGCCGAAGTGTCTTTCGTCGTGCGGGACGATTACCACAACAAGGGCATCGGCACCGAGTTGCTCAGCTATCTGACCTACTTGGCGAAGAAACAGGGGCTCCTGGGCTTCACGGCCGAAGTGTTGGTCGAGAATAAGCCGATGATGCATCTGTTTGAGAAGGCCGGCTTCGATCTTTCCAAGCATATGATCGAAGGCGTTTACGAACTCAAGATGATGTTCAAGGATCAATGA